The following are encoded in a window of Dysidea avara chromosome 4, odDysAvar1.4, whole genome shotgun sequence genomic DNA:
- the LOC136253487 gene encoding TNF receptor-associated factor 4-like translates to MCTNKESGCEWQGELNAINNHLGNSDGCQFQYIKCPNECGKMLHRWYLDIHVKTECPHRMIDCQHCHIIGEREFIEGEHKEQCPKFPLPCPNKCELESVPREEMEAHKKDCPLEMVQCEYHNVGCEERMMRKRKRNHEEEKMEEHLLMTKLKLSQTMHKLAANEIKLCCTENRVNNLEVMLYHFINSTESSNKLTSSAQWSLHLNAVAVRDTEVSHICPVIMKIPILSENKKRVVWCSDPFYSHSSGYKLCLYVYFTGIGPGKGTHLSVSLRLMKGSHDDELTWPLKEKFEVKLLNQISDCEHCSETMNYDEVDDDDATNRVTDSVMASSGCGFYQFISNENLHKVTPTCQYLKYDLVFFQISKM, encoded by the coding sequence ATGTGTACTAACAAGGAGAGTggttgtgagtggcagggtgaactgAATGCCATCAACAATCACCTTGGAAACAGTGATGGCTGTCAATTTCAGTATATAAAGTGTCCCAATGAGTGTGGAAAGATGTTACATAGATGGTATTTGGACATCCATGTTAAGACTGAGTGTCCACATCGTATGATTGACTGTCAACACTGCCACATTATAGGAGAACGTGAATTTATCGAGGGAGAACATAAGGAACAGTGTCCCAAGTTTCCCCTGCcctgtcccaacaagtgtgagTTAGAAAGTGTCCCTCGTGAAGAGATGGAAGCACACAAGAAGGATTGTCCTCTTGAGATGGTCCAGTGTGAGTATCACAATGTGGGGTGTGAGGAGAGGATGATGCGCAAGAGGAAGAGGAATCACGAGGAGGAAAAAATGGAAGAACATTTACTGATGACAAAACTTAAGCTGTCTCAAACTATGCACAAACTTGCAGCCAATGAAATTAAATTATGCTGCACAGAGAATAGAGTCAATAATCTTGAAGTGATGTTGTACCATTTTATAAACTCTACTGAGTCTTCCAATAAGCTCACCAGCTCAGCACAATGGTCTCTTCATTTAAATGCTGTGGCAGTAAGGGATACTGAAGTTAGTCATATATGCCCTGTAATTATGAAAATACCGATTCTATCTGAGAATAAAAAGAGAGTTGTCTGGTGCAGTGACCCTTTCTACTCACACAGCAGTGGATATAAATTGTGTCTCTATGTTTATTTCACCGGTATTGGTCCCGGAAAAGGTACTCACCTATCAGTATCTCTGCGTCTCATGAAGGGTTCACATGATGATGAGCTAACATGGCCACTGAAGGAAAAGTTTGAAGTGAAACTGTTGAACCAGATCAGTGACTGTGAACATTGTTCTGAGACAATGAACTATGATGaggttgatgatgatgatgctaCCAATAGAGTCACAGATAGTGTTATGGCTAGCAGTGGTTGTGGATTTTATCAGTTCATTTCAAATGAAAacctccacaaggtcactccCACATGTCAATATCTAAAATATGATTTAGTTTTCTTCCAAATTAGCAAAATGTAA
- the LOC136252757 gene encoding TNF receptor-associated factor 4-like, with amino-acid sequence MCTNKERGCEWQGELNDINNHLGNNDGCQFEDVKCSNECGKLLQRRYVTNHVETECPHRKVDCQYCHITGEHQFIEGEHKEQCPKVSLSCPNKCEVGSVPREDMEAHKKECPLEMVHCEYHNVECEERMMRKRKKEHEEEKMEEHLLLMKYRLTNSHGEVCLTKAELADTKSKLASAVEEINTLKLVLHQALGHSSYISGAASDIPFTKRWTELTSMSMLMKSGSQVCPVVVKIAGYSEKKNNEVQWYSDSFYSHDKGYKMCLRAYPAGEGDDEGTHLSVFLFLMKGPHDDELTWPLRKKFQVKLLNQTSDCEHFSLTVDYYIDKVPEEFAGRVIDGDKAKNGWGYPQFISNEGLLKVTPTCQYLKDDYIFLQVSKL; translated from the coding sequence ATGTGCACTAACAAGGAGAGaggttgtgagtggcagggtgaactgaatgacatcaacaatcaccttggaaacaatgatggttgtcagtttgaggatgtgaagtgttccaatgagtgtgggaAGTTGCTACAACGACGATATGTGACCAATCATGTTGAGACTGAGTGTCCACATCgtaaggttgactgtcagtactgccacattacaggagaacatcagtttattgagggagaacacaaggaacagtgtcccAAGGTTTCCCTATCCTGTCCCAATAAGTGTGAGGTAGGGAGTGTCCCTCGTGAAGACATGGAAGCACACAAAAAAGAGTGTCCTCTTGAGATGGTCCATTGTGAATATCACAATGTGGAGTGTGAGGAGAGAATGATGCGTAAGAGGAAGAAGGAACATGAAGAGGAGAAGATGGAAGAGCACCTGTTGTTAATGAAGTATAGGCTAACTAATAGTCACGGAGAAGTGTGTTTAACTAAGGCTGAGCTGGCTGATACCAAATCAAAGCTTGCTAGTGCTGTAGAGGAAATCAACACATTAAAGTTAGTGTTACATCAGGCACTTGGACACAGCAGCTACATCAGTGGTGCAGCATCTGATATTCCATTCACAAAAAGGTGGACTGAGTTAACTTCAATGTCTATGTTGATGAAATCTGGTAGTCAGGTGTGTCCAGTAGTTGTGAAAATAGCTGGATATAGTGAAAAGAAGAACAATGAAGTACAATGGTACAGTGACTCTTTCTACTCTCATGATAAGGGGTATAAGATGTGTCTACGTGCTTACCCTGCTGGTGAAGGCGATGATGAAGGTACTCACCTGTCAGTGTTCTTGTTCCTCATGAAGGGTCCACATGATGATGAGCTAACATGGCCACTGAGGAAAAAGTTTCAAGTGAAACTGTTGAACCAGACCAGTGACTGTGAACATTTTTCATTGACTGTAGACTATTACATTGATAAAGTCCCAGAGGAGTTTGCTGGCAGAGTTATTGATGGTGACAAAGCTAAAAACGGTTGGGGGTATCCACAATTTATTTCCAATGAAGGCCTCCTTAAGGTTACTCCCACATGTCAGTATCTCAAAGATGATTATATCTTCCTGcaagttagcaaactgtag